The following are from one region of the Passer domesticus isolate bPasDom1 chromosome 13, bPasDom1.hap1, whole genome shotgun sequence genome:
- the NMUR2 gene encoding neuromedin-U receptor 2, with protein sequence MAWVSNFSWLNHLALHEERLRGYLNSTEDYLTFLCGPRRSHLFLPMALVYSVIFVVGVVGNFLVCLVILKHRNMKTPTNYYLFSLAVSDLLVLLFGMPLEVYEMWSNYPFLLGPAGCYLKTALFETVCFASILSVTTLSVERYVAILHPLRAKLASTRRRARRTILALWLLSVLFALPNTGTHGIVLQHFPNGTLVPGSATCTVVMPLWIYNCIVQITSLLFYVLPMGVISVLYYLMGLRLRGDESLEVEEMAVNVQRPSRRSVTKMLFVLVIVFAICWAPFHIDRLFFSFVVEWTEPLANTFNLIHVVSGVFFYLSSATNPIIYNLLSQRFRMAFLSVISPCCKHCAPKHHTCKISSQKSTCVIEDHNLMDSAENTSLPGTHRTSVSSSQLSTGL encoded by the exons ATGGCCTGGGTCAGTAATTTCTCCTGGTTAAACCACCTGGCCCTACATGAAGAACGCCTCAGGGGGTACTTGAACAGCACTGAGGATTATTTAACCTTCCTGTGTGGGCCCAGACGGAGCCAcctgttcctgcccatggcttTGGTGTACTCGGTGATCTTCGTCGTCGGGGTGGTGGGGAACTTCTTGGTTTGCCTCGTCATCCTCAAGCACCGCAACATGAAGACCCCGACCAACTACTACCTGTTCAGCCTGGCGGTCTCCGAcctgctggtgctgcttttCGGCATGCCCCTGGAAGTGTACGAGATGTGGAGCAACTACCCCTTCCTGCTGGGGCCCGCGGGCTGCTACCTGAAGACGGCGCTCTTCGAGACGGTGTGCTTCGCCTCCATCCTGAGCGTGACCACGCTGAGCGTGGAGCGCTACGTGGCCATCCTGCACCCGCTGCGCGCCAAGCTGGCCAGCACGCGCCGCCGCGCCCGCAGGACCATCCTggccctctggctgctctccgTGCTCTTCGCCCTGCCCAACACGGGCACCCACGGCATCGTGCTGCAGCACTTCCCCAACGGCACCCTGGTGCCCGGCTCTGCCACCTGCACCGTGGTCATGCCCCTGTGGATCTACAATTGTATTGTGCAGATCACGTCTCTGCTCTTCTATGTGCTGCCCATGGGGGTGATAAGTGTGCTGTACTATCTGATGGGGCTAAGA TTGAGAGGAGATGAATCTTTGGAAGTGGAGGAAATGGCTGTGAATGTTCAGAGGCCATCCAGGAGATCAGTCACCAAGATGCTGT TTGTCCTTGTGATAGTTTTTGCCATCTGCTGGGCTCCTTTCCATATAGACCGACTTTTCTTCAGCTTTGTTGTGGAATGGACTGAGCCCTTGGCCAATACCTTCAACTTAATTCACGTGGTGTCAG GTGTTTTCTTCTACCTGAGCTCTGCCACAAACCCCATCATTTACAACCTGCTGTCCCAGCGCTTCAGGATGGCTTTCCTCAGTGTCATTTCTCCTTGCTGCAAGCACTGTGCCCCTAAACATCACACCTGCAAGATTTCATCCCAGAAGAGCACGTGTGTGATTGAGGATCACAACCTCATGGACTCTGCTGAAAACACGAGCCTCCCTGGCACTCACAGGACATCCGTCAGCAGCTCTCAGCTCTCCACTGGCCTGTGA